In a genomic window of Mycolicibacter heraklionensis:
- a CDS encoding amidase, translated as MELTATEIAAAVQSGMLTARAATQQALHRIEQTQPAFNAWQVIRNDAALAEADAIDARDDRGSLPLAGVPIAIKDNIAVAGEPMRDGSPATSAAPQPTDHEVVRRLRAAGAVIVGLTRVPELCIWGATDSAFGVTRNPWNPERTPGGSSGGSAAAVASGAVPLADGNDGMGSIRIPAACCGLVGLKPGRGVVPVGEAHTSWGGMSENGPLATTVDDAALMFSVMADDPDAATLIQPPTLRIAVSTSAPSPATPVARGWAEAVHRTADLLRGSHLIRSATPRYPATLMSTTALALWTAGAAADAHASTNVSLLERRNRIHVWIGDAVEKRGLSSPRGREVWRERAFDFFADTDVLVTPTLAQPPLRSRRWAERGWLTSLVANARYAPFAAPWNMIGWPAMNVPAGLDRRGLPVGVQLVGKPGSERTLLGLAAQIQQLQPWPRTA; from the coding sequence GTGGAGCTCACCGCGACCGAGATTGCGGCCGCAGTTCAGAGCGGCATGCTGACGGCCCGAGCCGCCACACAGCAAGCGCTGCACCGGATCGAGCAAACCCAGCCGGCCTTCAACGCGTGGCAGGTGATCCGCAACGACGCTGCGCTGGCCGAGGCGGACGCGATCGATGCTCGCGACGATCGCGGGTCGCTTCCGTTGGCGGGCGTTCCGATTGCCATCAAAGACAACATCGCCGTAGCCGGGGAACCGATGCGGGACGGCTCGCCGGCCACCAGCGCGGCGCCTCAACCAACCGACCACGAGGTCGTTCGTCGACTCCGCGCGGCAGGGGCCGTGATCGTCGGGCTGACGCGCGTGCCTGAGCTCTGCATCTGGGGCGCAACCGATTCGGCCTTCGGCGTCACCCGCAATCCCTGGAATCCGGAGCGGACGCCGGGTGGCTCGTCCGGGGGATCTGCGGCCGCGGTCGCATCCGGAGCGGTACCCCTCGCCGACGGAAACGACGGCATGGGCTCGATTCGGATCCCGGCCGCATGCTGCGGGTTGGTTGGCCTCAAGCCTGGTCGCGGCGTGGTGCCGGTCGGCGAGGCGCACACATCCTGGGGAGGGATGTCGGAGAACGGACCGCTCGCGACCACGGTCGACGATGCCGCGCTGATGTTCTCGGTCATGGCCGACGACCCCGATGCCGCGACGCTGATCCAGCCGCCCACCCTGCGGATCGCCGTGTCGACGTCGGCCCCCAGTCCCGCGACGCCGGTGGCACGCGGTTGGGCCGAGGCGGTCCATCGGACTGCCGATCTTCTTCGCGGTAGCCACCTCATTCGGTCCGCGACCCCGCGTTACCCGGCCACGCTGATGAGCACGACCGCGCTGGCGTTGTGGACGGCGGGAGCTGCGGCCGATGCACACGCCTCGACGAACGTCTCCTTGTTGGAGCGCCGCAACCGCATCCACGTGTGGATCGGAGACGCCGTCGAGAAGCGGGGACTTTCGAGCCCCCGGGGCCGCGAGGTGTGGCGGGAGCGCGCGTTCGACTTCTTCGCCGACACCGACGTCTTGGTCACGCCGACGCTGGCGCAACCGCCGCTCAGATCACGGCGTTGGGCCGAACGGGGCTGGCTCACCTCGCTGGTCGCCAACGCTCGCTACGCCCCGTTCGCGGCACCGTGGAACATGATCGGTTGGCCCGCGATGAACGTGCCCGCCGGACTCGATCGCCGCGGCCTGCCGGTCGGCGTGCAGTTGGTCGGCAAACCCGGGTCGGAGCGGACCCTGCTGGGCCTCGCCGCTCAAATCCAGCAGCTCCAACCCTGGCCGCGCACTGCTTAG
- a CDS encoding class I SAM-dependent methyltransferase, whose protein sequence is MAATEKFARRATLARSVRLLSQFRYEQTAPARFYGALADDTSAMVIELWRGVCGDDPAGRTLLDVGGGPGYFATAFADAGLRYIGVEPDPGEVHAMHAARPSDATGSFVRASGMALPFADASVDICLSSNVAEHVPRPWQLGNEMLRVTRPGGLAVLSYTVWLGPFGGHEMGLTHYLGGRRAAARYTRRHGHPPKNNYGSSLFAVSAAEGLDWARHTGALVAAFPRYHPRWAWSMTKVPGIREFGVSNLVLVLQPS, encoded by the coding sequence GTGGCTGCCACCGAGAAGTTCGCGCGACGCGCGACGTTGGCCCGTTCGGTGCGCCTGCTGTCCCAGTTCCGCTATGAGCAGACCGCGCCGGCCCGGTTCTACGGTGCGCTGGCCGACGACACCTCGGCCATGGTCATCGAGCTGTGGCGGGGAGTGTGCGGCGACGATCCGGCCGGCAGGACCCTGCTCGACGTCGGCGGCGGGCCGGGCTACTTCGCCACCGCGTTCGCCGACGCCGGGCTGCGCTATATCGGTGTGGAACCCGACCCCGGCGAAGTCCACGCGATGCATGCGGCCCGGCCCTCGGACGCGACGGGCAGCTTCGTGCGGGCCTCCGGTATGGCCCTGCCGTTCGCCGACGCGAGCGTGGACATCTGCCTGTCGTCCAACGTCGCCGAGCACGTGCCGCGGCCCTGGCAGCTGGGCAACGAGATGCTGCGGGTCACCCGGCCCGGCGGGCTGGCGGTGCTGTCCTACACGGTGTGGCTGGGTCCGTTCGGCGGCCACGAGATGGGGCTGACGCACTATCTGGGCGGCCGGCGCGCCGCCGCGCGCTACACCCGACGGCACGGCCACCCGCCGAAGAACAACTACGGCTCGTCATTGTTCGCGGTGTCGGCCGCCGAGGGCCTGGACTGGGCCCGTCACACCGGCGCGCTGGTCGCGGCTTTCCCCCGTTATCACCCGCGATGGGCGTGGTCGATGACGAAGGTGCCGGGCATTCGCGAGTTCGGCGTGAGCAATCTGGTGCTGGTGCTACAACCGAGCTGA
- a CDS encoding glycosyltransferase family 4 protein encodes MSAVRSVLLLCWRDTGHPQGGGSETYLQRIGAELAAAGVAVTLRTARYPGAPKHEVVDGVHINRRGGPYTVYLWAGAAMVAARFGLGQLRRVRPDAVIDTQNGLPFLARLAYGRRVAVLVHHCHREQWPVAGPVLSRIGWLVESRLSPWLNRRNQYLTVSLPSVRDLIELGVGPERIAVVRNGLDEAPPATLTHPRSPTPRVVVLSRLVPHKQIEDALDAVAALRARVPGLHLDVIGGGWWSDRLVEHAAELGITGAVTFHGHVDEVTKHELVHQAWVHVLPSRKEGWGLAVIEAGQHGVPTIGYRASGGLSDSIVDGVTGILVDDRDELVEQLHQLLADAVLREQLGAKAQARSAEFSWRQSAEGLHTVLAAVRERRYVSGVV; translated from the coding sequence GTGTCTGCTGTCCGCTCGGTCCTGCTGCTGTGCTGGCGTGACACCGGGCATCCGCAGGGCGGCGGCAGCGAGACCTACCTGCAGCGGATCGGCGCCGAGCTGGCCGCCGCCGGCGTGGCGGTGACGCTGCGCACCGCCCGTTACCCGGGCGCGCCCAAACACGAGGTCGTCGACGGGGTGCACATCAACCGGCGCGGCGGGCCCTACACCGTGTACCTATGGGCGGGGGCGGCCATGGTGGCGGCCCGGTTCGGCCTCGGTCAGCTGCGGCGGGTGCGGCCCGACGCGGTGATCGACACCCAGAACGGGTTGCCGTTTCTGGCCCGGCTGGCCTACGGGCGGCGGGTCGCGGTGCTGGTGCACCACTGCCACCGCGAGCAGTGGCCGGTGGCCGGGCCGGTGCTGAGCCGGATCGGCTGGCTGGTGGAGTCGAGGCTGTCGCCGTGGCTGAACCGGCGCAACCAATACCTGACGGTGTCATTGCCCTCGGTGCGCGACCTGATCGAGCTCGGAGTGGGCCCCGAGCGCATCGCGGTGGTGCGCAACGGCCTCGATGAGGCGCCACCGGCGACGCTGACGCACCCTCGCTCGCCGACACCGCGGGTGGTGGTGCTGTCCCGCCTGGTGCCGCATAAACAGATCGAGGACGCGCTGGACGCGGTTGCGGCACTGCGCGCCCGGGTGCCCGGTCTGCACCTCGATGTCATCGGTGGCGGTTGGTGGAGCGACCGGCTGGTGGAGCACGCCGCGGAGCTGGGGATCACCGGCGCGGTCACCTTCCACGGCCACGTCGACGAGGTCACCAAGCACGAACTGGTGCACCAGGCTTGGGTACACGTGTTGCCGTCCCGCAAGGAGGGCTGGGGCCTGGCCGTCATCGAGGCGGGCCAGCACGGCGTGCCGACCATCGGCTACCGGGCCTCCGGCGGGCTGTCCGACTCGATCGTCGACGGGGTCACCGGGATATTGGTCGATGACCGCGACGAGCTGGTCGAGCAACTCCATCAGTTGCTGGCGGACGCGGTGCTACGCGAGCAGCTCGGCGCCAAGGCGCAGGCCCGCAGCGCCGAATTCTCCTGGCGGCAAAGCGCCGAGGGCTTGCATACCGTGCTGGCGGCCGTACGCGAACGTCGCTATGTCAGCGGCGTGGTCTGA
- a CDS encoding aldehyde dehydrogenase translates to MTDSSITEYDTLFIGGKWTAPSTDRVIEVHNPATGEYVGKVPLAAKADVDAAVAAARTAFDSGPWPSTPPAERAAVIAAAIKLMEERKDQFTSLLGAETGQPPLGVETMHWMSSIGALNFFAGPAVDEVSWEEVRTGAYGQTIVRREPIGVVGAIVAWNVPLFLAVNKLGPALLAGCTVVLKPAAETPFSANLLAQTFADAGLPEGVLSVVPGGAETGQALTSNPGVDIFSFTGSSAVGKEIGKRAADLLKPCTLELGGKSASIVLEDVDLASAIPMLVFSGIMNTGQACVAQTRILAPRSRYDEIVEAVKNFVTALPVGLPDDPGAQIGALISEKQRERVEGYIAKGIEEGARLVCGGGRPEGLDSGFFVEPTVFADVDNSMTIAQEEIFGPVLSIIAYDTEDDAVAIANDSMYGLAGSVWTSDVPRGIEIAKKIRTGTYGINWYAFDPCCPFGGYKNSGIGRENGKEGVEHFTQQKSVLMPMGYTLDA, encoded by the coding sequence ATGACCGACTCCAGCATCACCGAATACGACACCCTCTTCATCGGCGGCAAGTGGACCGCCCCGTCCACCGATCGGGTGATCGAGGTTCACAACCCGGCGACCGGCGAGTATGTCGGCAAGGTGCCGCTGGCTGCCAAGGCCGATGTGGATGCGGCGGTGGCCGCCGCGCGCACCGCGTTTGACTCCGGGCCGTGGCCGTCGACCCCGCCGGCCGAGCGGGCCGCGGTGATCGCCGCCGCGATCAAGCTCATGGAAGAGCGCAAGGACCAGTTCACGTCGCTGCTGGGCGCCGAGACCGGCCAGCCCCCGCTGGGCGTCGAAACCATGCACTGGATGAGTTCCATCGGGGCGCTGAACTTCTTCGCCGGCCCCGCCGTCGACGAGGTCAGCTGGGAAGAGGTCCGCACCGGCGCTTACGGTCAGACGATCGTGCGCCGCGAACCGATCGGCGTGGTCGGTGCGATCGTGGCGTGGAACGTGCCGCTGTTCCTGGCGGTCAACAAGCTGGGTCCGGCCCTGCTGGCCGGCTGCACGGTGGTGCTCAAGCCCGCCGCCGAGACGCCGTTCAGCGCGAACCTGCTGGCGCAGACCTTCGCCGACGCAGGCTTGCCGGAGGGCGTGCTGTCGGTGGTGCCGGGCGGCGCCGAGACCGGCCAGGCGCTGACCTCCAACCCGGGCGTGGACATCTTCTCCTTCACCGGCAGCTCGGCCGTCGGCAAGGAGATCGGCAAGCGCGCCGCGGACCTGCTCAAGCCGTGCACGCTGGAACTCGGCGGCAAGTCGGCGTCCATCGTGCTCGAAGACGTCGACCTGGCATCGGCGATCCCCATGCTGGTGTTCTCCGGGATCATGAACACCGGTCAGGCCTGTGTCGCCCAGACTCGCATCCTGGCCCCACGCTCGCGCTACGACGAGATCGTCGAGGCAGTCAAGAACTTCGTCACCGCGCTGCCGGTCGGCCTGCCGGATGACCCCGGCGCCCAGATCGGTGCGCTGATCAGCGAGAAGCAGCGCGAGCGAGTCGAGGGCTACATCGCCAAGGGCATCGAGGAAGGTGCCCGGCTGGTCTGCGGCGGCGGCCGGCCCGAGGGTCTGGACTCCGGCTTCTTCGTCGAGCCCACCGTGTTCGCCGACGTGGACAACTCCATGACGATCGCCCAGGAGGAGATCTTCGGGCCGGTGCTGTCGATCATCGCCTACGACACCGAGGACGACGCGGTCGCGATCGCCAACGACTCGATGTACGGGCTGGCCGGCAGCGTGTGGACCTCGGACGTGCCGCGCGGGATCGAGATCGCCAAGAAGATCCGGACCGGGACCTACGGAATCAACTGGTACGCCTTCGACCCGTGCTGCCCGTTCGGTGGCTACAAGAACTCCGGTATCGGCCGGGAGAACGGCAAAGAGGGCGTGGAGCACTTCACCCAGCAGAAGAGCGTGCTGATGCCGATGGGCTACACACTGGACGCCTGA
- a CDS encoding DUF3068 domain-containing protein — MNRAIMMRIAACAVMGLGAALMVAALLLSTYTAGKIAKIPLDIDVTLIGNGSGAALDPESLGSEHAVVDQDVPLVSQQQIGVESPANADVVTLQVGSSLRRADRQKDTGLLLAIVDTVTLNRTTAEAISDDTHPGGSVQRPRNFEDESPPTNIALPHEGLSYRFPFDTKKQSYQYFDPIAQKAYEANYEGEDDVNGLTTYRFVQNVGYDGDGSLAEPVRYPSLYGHDEDGEITAPARLWNIEGADPDENVTMTRYYAAQRTMWVDPVSGTIVKSKVHANHYYARDALKPEIALADYTVTSSEETIEAQVNAARNERDRVALWSRVLPITFTAAGLICLIGGVLAGWFSLPAEAALGRRGRDGSDGGFFGGFAPKAPTTEQPSGAEAETEKLPTQRPQLDRPSGPPESSPPERGTPDSAPDQP; from the coding sequence TCATGATGCGTATCGCGGCATGCGCAGTCATGGGCCTCGGCGCCGCCCTGATGGTCGCGGCACTGTTGCTGTCCACCTACACCGCGGGAAAGATCGCCAAGATCCCGCTCGACATCGATGTCACGCTGATCGGCAACGGCAGCGGCGCCGCGTTGGACCCCGAGTCCCTGGGCAGTGAGCACGCCGTCGTCGACCAGGACGTGCCGCTGGTGTCCCAGCAACAGATCGGAGTCGAGTCGCCCGCCAATGCCGACGTGGTGACCCTGCAGGTCGGCTCGTCGCTGCGGCGCGCGGACCGGCAGAAGGACACCGGGCTGCTGCTGGCCATCGTCGACACCGTCACCCTGAATCGCACGACCGCCGAGGCGATTTCGGACGACACCCACCCGGGTGGCTCGGTGCAGCGACCGCGCAACTTTGAGGACGAAAGCCCGCCCACCAACATCGCCCTGCCGCACGAGGGACTGTCCTACCGGTTCCCCTTCGACACCAAGAAGCAGTCCTACCAGTACTTCGACCCGATCGCGCAGAAGGCCTACGAAGCCAACTACGAGGGGGAGGACGACGTCAACGGGCTGACCACCTACCGGTTCGTCCAGAACGTCGGCTACGACGGCGACGGCAGCCTGGCCGAGCCGGTGCGTTACCCGTCGCTGTACGGCCACGACGAAGACGGTGAGATCACCGCGCCCGCCCGGCTCTGGAACATCGAAGGCGCCGACCCCGACGAGAACGTCACGATGACGCGGTACTACGCGGCGCAGCGCACGATGTGGGTCGACCCCGTCTCGGGCACCATCGTCAAGTCGAAGGTGCACGCCAACCACTACTACGCGCGGGATGCGCTCAAGCCGGAGATCGCCCTGGCCGACTACACGGTGACCAGCTCCGAGGAGACCATCGAAGCGCAGGTCAATGCGGCCCGCAACGAACGCGACCGGGTGGCGCTGTGGTCCCGGGTGCTGCCGATCACCTTCACCGCAGCGGGGTTGATCTGCTTGATCGGCGGCGTTCTGGCCGGCTGGTTCAGCCTGCCGGCCGAGGCCGCGTTGGGGCGGCGGGGCCGGGACGGATCCGACGGTGGGTTCTTCGGTGGGTTCGCGCCCAAGGCGCCGACGACCGAGCAGCCTTCCGGAGCCGAGGCCGAGACCGAGAAGCTGCCGACCCAACGTCCCCAGCTGGACCGCCCGTCGGGGCCCCCAGAGTCGAGCCCCCCGGAGCGCGGCACCCCGGATTCGGCTCCCGACCAGCCGTAG
- a CDS encoding thiol-disulfide oxidoreductase DCC family protein — MSDDHPAPVLLYDGVCGICNRSVQSILRFDRRGTLRFAALESDFARAIIERHPELRDVDSMVFVANPGRPDEHIDVRSAAALRVLSYLGGPFRLLLAARIIPAGLRDWLYDRFASVRYRLGGRHDTCPIPGPGVRARFLDA; from the coding sequence GTGAGCGACGACCACCCAGCTCCCGTCCTGCTCTACGACGGCGTCTGCGGAATCTGCAATCGGTCGGTGCAGAGCATTCTGCGGTTCGACCGGCGCGGCACCCTGCGATTCGCGGCATTGGAAAGTGACTTCGCGCGCGCGATCATCGAGCGCCATCCGGAGCTGCGGGATGTTGACTCGATGGTCTTCGTGGCGAACCCCGGCCGGCCCGATGAGCACATCGATGTTCGATCGGCGGCGGCGCTGCGGGTGCTGAGTTATCTGGGTGGCCCCTTCCGGCTGCTGCTCGCGGCCCGCATCATCCCGGCAGGTCTGCGTGACTGGCTCTACGACCGCTTCGCCTCCGTCCGTTATCGGTTGGGCGGTCGGCACGACACCTGCCCGATCCCGGGGCCCGGGGTGCGCGCCCGCTTCCTGGACGCCTAA